Within the Streptomyces vilmorinianum genome, the region GCCACGGCATCGAGTCGGAGCTGCGCTGGCCGCGGCCGGGGCGCTCGGGCGGGGTGGCGAGCGTGTCGGCCGTACGCCTCGTCCTCGACGAGCTGCTGCCGCTGGCCGCGGCGGGGCTCGACGCCTGGCACGTCGAGCCGGCCGACCGGGACTTCTATCTCGGTGTGATCGAGGGGCGCTGCCGCGGGCGGGTGAACGGGGCCTCCTGGCAGGCCGACACCTTCCGCCGGGCCCGGGAGTCCGGCCTTGACCGGGAGGCGGCGCTGGCGGCCACCACCCGCCGGTACGCCGAGCTGATGCACGGCGGCGAGCCGGTGCACACGTGGCCGGTGGGGATCGGCTAGCGAGCGGCCGCGGGGCTCGTGCCGGGCTCCCGTGCCCGGCACGAGCCTCACGGCCTCCACGAGGCGGAATGGCGCACGCCCCGGCCCGTCACGCATGATCTCCGTACCCGGAAGCGATGGGGAAGTGGAGACTGGTGTGGTGTCGGAGCAACGAGTGGTCGCCGATTCGTTTCCCCCGGGCGGCCTGCCACGCAGGGTCCTGCGATCCGAGACGCTGATCGTCCTGGCGCTCTCGCTCGGCGCCAGCGCGGTGTCGTCCCTCATCAGCTTCATCGGCTCGCTGACCAAGCCCGGCGGGTTGAAGGAGCAGGCGGCGACGCTCAACGGTTCGTACGCGCCCGGGCGGCCGTGGCTCGATCTGGCCTGGCAGCTCTTCGGCATCGCCACCGCGCTCGTGCCCGTCGTGCTCGTCGCCCATCTGCTGCTGCGCGAGGGCGCGGGGATGCGGGCGATCGGTTTCGACCGGACGCGCCCCTGGCCGGACCTCGGGCGGGGCGCCCTGGTCGCGGCCGGGATCGGGAGCGCCGGGCTCGCGTTCTACCTGGTGGCGCGGGCGTCCGGGTTCAATCTGACCGTGGTGCCCGAGTCGCTGCCGGACGTGTGGTGGAAGTACCCGGTCCTGATCCTGTCGGCGGTGCAGAACGCCGTACTGGAAGAGGTCATCGTCGTCGGCTATCTGCTGCGCCGGCTCGGGCAGTTGGGGTGGACGCCGATGGCGGCGCTGGTGGCGAGCTCGGTGCTGCGCGGTTCGTACCACCTGTACCAGGGGATCGGCGGCTTCGTCGGGAACGTCGTGATGGGCGTCGTCTTCGTGCTGCTCTACCGCCGCTGGGGGCGGGTGGGGCCGCTGGTGGTGGCGCACTCGCTGCTCGACATCGTGGCCTTCGTCGGGTACGGGCTGCTGGCCGGGAAGGTGGACTGGCTGCCCACCGTGTAGGCCACCGAAGGACGGAAGGACTGTAAGGACGGAAGGGGCGTACGGCGACGGCCGTACGCCCCTTCGGCGTGTGCGGGCTCAGGCGTTCAGCTCGCCGTCGATGACCGTCACCGCGTGGCCGGTGAGCAGGGTGCGGTCGCCGCGCAGCCGGGTGCGGACCATGCCCGTGCGGGCGCCGCCCTGGAAGCCGGTCAGGTCGTCGCGGCCGAAGCGCGCGGACCAGAACGGGGCGAGCGCGGTGTGCGCGCTGCCGGTGACCGGGTCCTCGTCGATGCCGAGGCCCGGGAAGAAGCCGCGTGAGACGAAGTCGTAGCCGCGATCCGGCCGTTCGGCCGCGGCGGTGGCGATGACTCCGCGCTCGGAGTACTGGACCAGGGCCGCGAAGTCGGGTGTCAGGGAACGGACGGTGGCCTCGTCGCGCAGCTCGACGACGAGGTCGCCGATGTGGGCGGCGGTGTCGTGGACGGAGACGATCTCGGCGCCCAGCGCCTTGGCCAGGCCGTCGGGGGCCGGGACGGGGGTCAGCGACGAGGTCGGGAAGTCCATCGTCAGGGTGCCGTCCTCCTCCGCCGTGGCGCTGAGGATGCCGCACCGGGCGGCGAACCGGACGGTCCCTGTCGCGGCGCCCGTCGTGTGCAGGACGTGGGCGGTGGCCAGCGTGGCGTGGCCGCACATGTCGACCTCGGTGGTCGGGGTGAACCAGCGCAGGGCCCAGTCGGCCTCCCCGCCGGGCGGCAGCGGGTGGGCGAAGGCGGTCTCGGAGAGGTTGACCTCGGCCGCCACCTGCTGAAGCCAGCGGTCGTCGGGGAAGGAGTCGAGGAGGAGGACCCCTGCCGGATTGCCGGAGAAGGGGCGGTCGGTGAAGGCGTCGACGATTCGGATCCGCATGCCCCGGACCGTACCGGGGCGGTAAAGCCGCAGGCCAAGGCCAATCTCGGATGACTGGACCGGTTGAAGGTCGACGGCAGGTCGACGGCAGGCCGACGGGAGGTCGACCGATGCTTGGCAAACGAAGTGTTCCGATATATCGTTGAGGCATCGCGACAGTTCAACGATGCATACCCGATGGAAGGAGCGTTGCGATGCGTTCACATGGACATGACCACGGACACGGGCATGGAGACTGCGGACCCGGCCCTCGCGGTCGGGGAGGCTTCGGTGGTGACTTCGAGGGGCGGCGCGCCGCCTTCGGGTCGTTCGGGCCGGGCTTCGGTGGCGGCGGACCGTGGGGCGGAGGCCCCTTCGGGGGTGGGCGCGGTCGCGGCGGCGGCCGGGGCAGGGCGCGGCGCGGGGATGTGCGCGCCTCGATCCTCACGCTGCTGAAGGACCGCCCGATGCACGGCTACGAGATGATCCAGGAGATCGGCGAGCGCAGCGGCGGGGCGTGGAAGCCGAGCCCCGGATCCGTCTACCCGACCCTCCAGCTCCTCGAGGACGAGGGGTTGATCACCAGCGTCAGCGAGGGCGGCAAGAAGCTGTTCACGCTCACCGACGCCGGCCGCACCGAGGCCGAGTCGGGGCCGGAGGCTCCCTGGGAGGAGGCCGGGCGCGGGGTCGACTGGGACGCACTGAACGAGGTCCGGCAGGCCGGCTTCGGTCTGATGGAGGCGTTCGGGCAGGTCTGGAAGACCGGTAGCGCCGAGCAGCGGGACAAGGCCGTCGAGGTCATCAACGAGGCCCGCAAGAAGCTGTACCTGATCCTGGCCGACGAGCACTGAGTGCCCGCATGCCGAGGGGCCTGTGGCGATCGCCACGGGCCCCTCCGCGTCTCACGTGCCGTGCGGCTCAGGCCACCAGGCCGGCCAGCTTGCGCAGGGACTCGTTCAGCGCCGCGGTGGCCGAGTCCTTCAGCTTGCCCGCCATGAGCGAGACCGCCGCGCCGGTGAACTCGCCGTCGATCCGCACCGTGGTGGCATCGCCGTCCGCCGCGAGCGAGTAGCGCGTACCGACATTGACCCCCATAGGGCCCTTGCCCCTGATGGCCAGCACCCGCGCGGTCTCCAGCTCCTCGACCGTCCAGGTCACCTCGGCGGGGAAGCCCATCAGCTTCATGTTCTCCGCGAAGGTGGCGCCTGCCTCCAGTGAGGCCGGACCGCCGTTCGGGAAGCTGGTGTGCGTGGCGTTCCACTCGCCGTACGAGGTGAAGTCCGTCAGCTGCGCCCAGACCTTCTCGGCCGGCGCCTCGATCCGTGCCTCCGCGCTGACTTCGGCCATGCGACCACCCCTTCACGCGTTCACGTGTACTCGTACTCGTCGGGCTTCGGTGTCGACGGAACGTAGCCGTACGGCCGCGAACATTCAATACTGATGAACCGTCAGTTCTTCGATGTCGCCGATCCACCACATCTGGGCCGCGTCGAACCAGTCGGAGGCCCGCGGCCCGCCGCCCTCGTCGTGGCAGTGGAACGCGGCCCAGAAGAGATCGGCCGGCAGCGCTTCCCGCGGTGCGTACACGCGGTAGACGTACTGCCGCCCGTCGAGTGCGAGCAGGGCGACCATCCAGAACATGACCAGGAGACGAAACGGGAGCGCGCCGTGGTTGCATTCGGGGCGCAAAGCAAGGCGGCGCGCGCGCCCCTCGGGGGCGAATGGACGCAATCTCCTCCGTAAGGAGGAGGGGCCGCTCGCCCGTGCCCAACTCCGGTGGGATGCGCACATGCTCCTCGCCGGGGATGTTCCGGTCGCCGGAGGCTGATGAGGTGGGAGGGTGCACAGTCCTGTTCCCCGCGTGCCCCACCAGCCCGCAGCCCGCCGCCCGGAGATCCAGCTCGGCCGGCTCACCGCCGAACTCGCGACGGTCGTGGCGAGCGCGCGCCGTCGGGCCCTGCGCGACGGGGACCGGCAGATCGACACCGCCCATCTGCTGCACTCGCTCATCGAGTCGGACCCGGAGGTCGGCGCCGCCTTCGAGGGCGGGCCGCAGCTCGCGCGCGTGCTCGGCTATCTCGTCCAGCGCTCCATCGGATACGGCCTGCGCTGGCAGGGCTCCGTCGAGGACTCCGGCACCCTGGCCGTCGTACGGGACGCCGATCCGGCGGCGGACGGCTGGTCGCCCGCCGCGGCCGCCGCGATGGCCCGTGCCTGGGAGCGGGCCGCGCTGCGCGGCGATCCCCGCGCGCGTGGCCTCGATCTGCTGGCCGTGATCGCCGCGGATCCGGAGTGCAGGGCCGTCGAGGTGCTCGGCCGGGCGGGGGTCGATCCGCTCGTTCTGGCCGACCGGATAGGGGTGCTGTCTCAACAGGTGTAACGGGGGTTACGCACCTGACGCCGTCCTGTCATGATGGCGCGATGCACGCGTCTCAGGGGAGAAGCGCCGGCCTGGGACTCGCCCTGGCCTCGGCCTTCGCATTCGGTGGTTCAGGTGTGGCGGCGAAGCCGCTCATCGAGGCGGGACTCGACCCGCTCCATGTGGTGTGGCTCCGGGTGGCCGGCGCCGCCCTCGTCATGCTGCCGGTGGCCTGGCGCCACCGCGACCTGCTGCGCCGCAGGCCCGCCCTCCTCGCGGGCTTCGGCCTCCTCGCCGTCGCCGGCGTCCAGGCCTTCTACTTCGCCTCGCTGTCCCGGATCCCCGTCGGCGTCGCGCTGCTCATCGAGTACCTCGCCCCGGCCCTCGTCCTCGGCTGGGTCCGCTTCGTCCAGCGCCGGCCGGTCACCCGCGCCGCCGCGCTCGGCGTCGTCCTCGCCGTCGGCGGCCTGGCGTGCGTGGTCCAGGTCTGGTCGGGGCTCAGCTTCGACCTGCTCGGACTGCTCCTCGCGCTCGGCGCCGCGTGCTGCCAGGTCGGCTACTTCGTCCTCTCCGACCAGGGCGGCGACGAGTCCGACCCGGCCGACCCGCTGGGCGTCATCGCGTACGGACTGCTCTTCGGCGCCCTCGTCCTCACCGCCGTCGCCCGGCCGTGGGGGATGGAGTGGTCGGTGCTCGGCGGCAGCGCGGACATGAACGGCACGAGCGCGCCCGCCTGGCTGCTGCTCGGCTGGATCGTGCTGATCGCCACGGTCCTCGCCTATGTCACCGGAGTCATCTCGGTGCGCAGGCTCTCGCCGCAGGTGGCCGGTGTCGTCGCCTGTCTGGAGGCCGTGATCGCGACCGTGCTGGCGTGGATGCTCCTCGGCGAGCATCTGGCGGCGCCGCAGATCATCGGTGGCGCCGTGGTCCTGGTCGGCGCGTTCATCGCCCAGTCGTCGACGCCCAAGGCGGCCTCGGCGGAGCCCGTGGCCGGGTCCGGGCAGGGCGCGCGCGAAACCGAATTGTCGGCCGGCCAGGCCACCCCGTAGGGTCACGGCCATGCATGCGACCGTCCTTCCGCCTCCCGCCGCCTAGGCGCGGGCGGCGCTCTCCCTGACGAAGACCGGGCTCGGGCAGTCCCCGAGCGGCTCGTCGCTGCCCGCGTGCGGAGCCGAGCGACCACACCACCCCGTCTTCACACGGAGAAGCACGTGTCGAATTCCTCCTCCGCGTCCGCGGCAGCCATGCCTGCCGTCGGGCGGAGTCTCCTCTTCCTGATCGTCGCCGGGATCGCCTGGGGCACTGCGGGCGCCGCGGCCTCGCTGATCTTCCGGGTCAGCGACCTGGGCCCGCTGGCGCTGTCCTTCTGGCGCTGCGTCGGCGGCCTCGCGCTGCTGCTGCCCGCGCTGATGCTCCGGAACCGGGGCCGTACCCGTACCGCGGCGGCCGTCGAGCCCCGCCGGCGGCGGCTGATCCGCATCCTCGGTACAGGGATCGGGCTGACCGCCTTCCAGAGCGCGTACTTCGCCGCCGTCGAGGCCACCGGGCTCGCGGTCGGCACCGTCGTCACCCTCGGCGCGGGCCCCGTCCTGATCGCGCTCGGCGCCCGGTTCACCATGGGTGAACGGCTCGGCCGCGGAGGCGCGGCCGCGGTGGCCGGGGCGCTCGCGGGCCTCGCGGTCCTCGTCCTGGGCGGCGACCGCGGCGAGGTCAGGCCGCTGGGCGTGGCCCTCGCGGTGCTCTCCGCCGCCGGGTACGCGGCGATCACCCTGCTCACCCGCCGGCTGGGCCGCGACGGCGGCGGCCCGGACGCCCTGTCGACGACCACCTGGGCCTTCGCGGTCGGCTCGGTCGGGCTGCTGCCGATGGCGGCCGTCGAGGGACTGCTCCCGCACACCGCCCAGCCCGCGCAGGTGCTCGGGCTGCTGGTGTACGTGGCGGCGGTGCCGACCGCGCTGGCGTACGCGCTGTACTTCGCCGGTGCGGCGGTGGTCCGTGCGGCGACCGTCTCCGTGATCATGCTCCTGGAGCCGGTGAGCGCGGCGCTGATCGCCGTCACGGTGCTGGGCGAGGAGCTCACCGCCGCGACCGTGGTGGGCACGCTGCTGCTGCTCACCGCGGTGACCGGCCTCGCCTTCGCGGAGGCGAGGGCAGTGGCGGTGCGGCGGCGGGAGGCGGTGGCGTAGACGGCCGCGGGCTGGTGGGGGGGCCGGTGGGGGTGTGGGCCGGTGGGGGTGTGCCCCCCCGATCCTCCCCCCCCGATCCTCCCCCTCGGGCTTCGCCCTACAACCCCCTACCGGCGGCGGCGGAGTTGGTGGGCGCGGGCGGCGCTGTCGCCCGGGCCCTGGCGCTCGGCGAGGTGGTCCGCGACGCGGTTCTGGACCGACTGCGGCTTGTTGCCCGCGTACTTGAACTTCGCCCGCACGTCGGTCACCTCCAGACGCAGCACCCTGAGACCCGACAGGAGGCGGCCGAAGGGGGCCTCGCCCGGGCATACCGGCGCGGTGCCGCCCTCCGGCTGGAAGTGGGCCACCTGGCGGTTGAGAAGCTCTGCCTTCTCCGTCGGGTCGTCCACCACGTGTGCGGTGCAACGCAGTTGGACGGCCGCGTAGTACGAGGTGGGAGTGCCGTGCTCGGACGGAACGCCCTCAGGGGCCGTCCAGTGGCCCGGTACGAAGACGTAGTCGTCGACCACGCTCAGCAGGACCGTGGGGTTCTCGTCCAGGGCCCGCCACAGTGGGTTGGGGCGGGCGAGATGGGCGAGCACCTGCCCGTACGGACCGGGCTCGGAGTCGTACCGGAAGTGCATCGGCTGGACCCACGGCGGCTCTCCGGGCAGTCCGTTGACGGCGAGCTGGCCGAAGTCGTGACGGGCCAGCCAGTCGCGCCACTCGCCGGTGTCGTGGGCGGCGTCCCAGGGGTGGATCAGCATGGCGCGGCCCTCAGATGACGGAGAGGTAGTCGGGCAGGGCGAGGGCCGGGTCGAGGTCGTCGGCCGGGATGGGTGTGCCGTACCGCCGGCGCACCGGGACCACTCCGGACCAGTGGGGGAGGGTCGCGTCCTCCGGCTCGTCGTTGGGGCCGCCGGTGCGGACCTTCGCCGAGACCTCCTCCAGGTCGAGGCGCAGGACGGCGGTCGCGGCCAGCTCCTTGGCGTTGGCCGGACGGG harbors:
- a CDS encoding CPBP family intramembrane glutamic endopeptidase, with product MSEQRVVADSFPPGGLPRRVLRSETLIVLALSLGASAVSSLISFIGSLTKPGGLKEQAATLNGSYAPGRPWLDLAWQLFGIATALVPVVLVAHLLLREGAGMRAIGFDRTRPWPDLGRGALVAAGIGSAGLAFYLVARASGFNLTVVPESLPDVWWKYPVLILSAVQNAVLEEVIVVGYLLRRLGQLGWTPMAALVASSVLRGSYHLYQGIGGFVGNVVMGVVFVLLYRRWGRVGPLVVAHSLLDIVAFVGYGLLAGKVDWLPTV
- a CDS encoding PhzF family phenazine biosynthesis protein, which codes for MRIRIVDAFTDRPFSGNPAGVLLLDSFPDDRWLQQVAAEVNLSETAFAHPLPPGGEADWALRWFTPTTEVDMCGHATLATAHVLHTTGAATGTVRFAARCGILSATAEEDGTLTMDFPTSSLTPVPAPDGLAKALGAEIVSVHDTAAHIGDLVVELRDEATVRSLTPDFAALVQYSERGVIATAAAERPDRGYDFVSRGFFPGLGIDEDPVTGSAHTALAPFWSARFGRDDLTGFQGGARTGMVRTRLRGDRTLLTGHAVTVIDGELNA
- a CDS encoding PadR family transcriptional regulator — translated: MRSHGHDHGHGHGDCGPGPRGRGGFGGDFEGRRAAFGSFGPGFGGGGPWGGGPFGGGRGRGGGRGRARRGDVRASILTLLKDRPMHGYEMIQEIGERSGGAWKPSPGSVYPTLQLLEDEGLITSVSEGGKKLFTLTDAGRTEAESGPEAPWEEAGRGVDWDALNEVRQAGFGLMEAFGQVWKTGSAEQRDKAVEVINEARKKLYLILADEH
- a CDS encoding type II toxin-antitoxin system Rv0910 family toxin; translation: MAEVSAEARIEAPAEKVWAQLTDFTSYGEWNATHTSFPNGGPASLEAGATFAENMKLMGFPAEVTWTVEELETARVLAIRGKGPMGVNVGTRYSLAADGDATTVRIDGEFTGAAVSLMAGKLKDSATAALNESLRKLAGLVA
- a CDS encoding Clp protease N-terminal domain-containing protein, with protein sequence MHSPVPRVPHQPAARRPEIQLGRLTAELATVVASARRRALRDGDRQIDTAHLLHSLIESDPEVGAAFEGGPQLARVLGYLVQRSIGYGLRWQGSVEDSGTLAVVRDADPAADGWSPAAAAAMARAWERAALRGDPRARGLDLLAVIAADPECRAVEVLGRAGVDPLVLADRIGVLSQQV
- a CDS encoding EamA family transporter, with the protein product MHASQGRSAGLGLALASAFAFGGSGVAAKPLIEAGLDPLHVVWLRVAGAALVMLPVAWRHRDLLRRRPALLAGFGLLAVAGVQAFYFASLSRIPVGVALLIEYLAPALVLGWVRFVQRRPVTRAAALGVVLAVGGLACVVQVWSGLSFDLLGLLLALGAACCQVGYFVLSDQGGDESDPADPLGVIAYGLLFGALVLTAVARPWGMEWSVLGGSADMNGTSAPAWLLLGWIVLIATVLAYVTGVISVRRLSPQVAGVVACLEAVIATVLAWMLLGEHLAAPQIIGGAVVLVGAFIAQSSTPKAASAEPVAGSGQGARETELSAGQATP
- a CDS encoding DMT family transporter yields the protein MSNSSSASAAAMPAVGRSLLFLIVAGIAWGTAGAAASLIFRVSDLGPLALSFWRCVGGLALLLPALMLRNRGRTRTAAAVEPRRRRLIRILGTGIGLTAFQSAYFAAVEATGLAVGTVVTLGAGPVLIALGARFTMGERLGRGGAAAVAGALAGLAVLVLGGDRGEVRPLGVALAVLSAAGYAAITLLTRRLGRDGGGPDALSTTTWAFAVGSVGLLPMAAVEGLLPHTAQPAQVLGLLVYVAAVPTALAYALYFAGAAVVRAATVSVIMLLEPVSAALIAVTVLGEELTAATVVGTLLLLTAVTGLAFAEARAVAVRRREAVA
- a CDS encoding FMN-binding negative transcriptional regulator; translated protein: MLIHPWDAAHDTGEWRDWLARHDFGQLAVNGLPGEPPWVQPMHFRYDSEPGPYGQVLAHLARPNPLWRALDENPTVLLSVVDDYVFVPGHWTAPEGVPSEHGTPTSYYAAVQLRCTAHVVDDPTEKAELLNRQVAHFQPEGGTAPVCPGEAPFGRLLSGLRVLRLEVTDVRAKFKYAGNKPQSVQNRVADHLAERQGPGDSAARAHQLRRRR